In Flavobacterium praedii, the DNA window CCTATCGTTTGTGGAATGAAGATTTGGAAATTTCCATATCAACCCGAGAAAATGAAAATTTCAGAAACAACATCATTCCAATTGGAGTTACCAGTATAAGTGCGGGGTCTAAAACAAATCCTGGAGGTTATGTCGTTGACCCACAATCTTTGGAACAATTTGAGATTAGCGATGAGCGCTCGGCAAAGGAAATTGCAACAATAATTAGAAACAAAGGATACGAGCCAGTTTGGAAAGATTGGGACAGAACATTTAGTCAAAGGTCGAAAGCCGAAAGTCTCAAAGACAATTCAATTCTTAGTTAATATTCCATTCAGCTTTATGACTTTCAAACAATAAGACTTAAAAAAATGAGTAAAATTCAAGATTATTTAAGATACAATCGCCAAATGATGTTACCAGAAATAGGCGACGAAGGGCAAGAAAAATTAAAAAAAGCTAAAGTTTTAGTCATCGGCGCTGGCGGATTGGGTTGTCCAATATTGCAGTACATTGCTACTGCTGGTGTGGGTACAATTGGAATCATTGATTTTGACAAAATTGAGATTCATAACTTACACCGCCAAATTTTATATACTGAAAATCAAGTAGGACAAGGAAAATCTTTAACAGCAAAAAAGACTTTAGAATTATTGAATCCTTTGATTTCTGTTCTCACATTCGAAGAAAAATTGACCTCAGAAAATGCCGCGCAAATTTTGCAGGATTTTGATTGTATTGTCGATGGCTCCGATAATTTTGCAACCCGTTATTTGGTTAACGACACTTGTGTGGCTTTAGGAAGACCATTGGTTTACGGAAGTATCTTGAAATTTGAAGGACAATTGGCTGTTTTTAACCATATCGGGAGTAAAAATCTTAGGGATTTGTTTCCGGAACCACCGAATCCGAAAGACGTACCCAATTGCAACATGAATGGTGTATTGGGGACATTACCTGGAATAATCGGTACCATGATGGCTCACGAGACCTTGAAACTAATAATGGATTTACCTACTATGAAAAATGAATTGATATTGTTCAGTACTTTGGATTGGGGTTTTAAGAAGCTTAAATTTTAGTTTTCAGGCTGATTTTTTCAGGCAACAGTAAAAAATAGCAACACTAATCTACTACTTTCATAATTGATTCCATCCAGTTTCAATTATCGAAATAAAAATCTACAACTGTTTTACTGTAAATGAAACTATGACAAGAATTACTTTTGTTTCAAAAGTGTCATAAAAGCATCTCGTTCTATTTCTCTACAGCCCAAACTTTCAAGATGTTCATTATACACTTGACAATCCAATAATTGATAATTGTCTTTTTTGAGTTGATTTACCAAGGCAATAAAAGCCACTTTAGAAGCATTGGAGACCAACGAAAACATACTTTCTCCACAAAAAACATGACCTAAATCTACTCCATATAATCCACCAACCAACACCTCATTTTGCCAAACCTCAATTGATTTTGCGATTCCCAATTCGTGAAGTTTGCAATAAGCATCAATCATTTCATTGGTAATCCATGTTCCTGTTTGACCATCGCGCTTTACTTGTTGGCAATTAGAAATAACATCCCTGAAATTTTGATTAAATGTAACCGTAAAAATATTTCTGTTCAGCATGTTTCTCATACTTTTAGAAACAATAAGTTCATCTAAGAACAAAACCATTCTAGGATTGGGTGACCACCAAATAATGGGTTCCCCAGCATTGAACCAAGGAAAAATTCCACTTTTGTATGCGAGTTGCAAACGTTCTGGAGACAAATCACCACCAACAGCAAGAATTCCATCGCTATCAGCAAAGGAAACAGGAGGAAAAAACAAATCTTGGGTTAAATAATACATTTTTAACAGCAAAATTAAATTACAATTAAAAAATAATTCGAAAAAAAAGTCAGAAATTCAAGTAAACTCAAATTTCTGACTTCTAACTTCTAATTTCTATATTTCTTAGAATGGCAAATCGTCTGCTTCTTCTTCATTCAAATTAGTTGCTGGTGCAAATGTAGCAGCTGCAGGCATTGGAGGAGCTTGTTGAGCAGGTGCATCAGTAGCTACTCTTTCGATTCTCCATCCTTTAATGCTATTGAAATATTTGGTTTCTCCTTGTGGATTAACCCATTCTCTTCCACCTAAATTGATAGAAACTTTTACATTTTCACCAATATTATAATTGTTCAACAAGTCCGTTTTGTCTTGAGTAAATTCAATCATTATAGATTGAGGATATTGTTCATCAGTAGTAACAACTAGTTCTCTTTTTTTGAATGACGCACTAATTTGTTGTTCTGCACTAATCACTTTAATTTTTCCTGTAACTTCCATCTTCGTTATTATTTATAATTGTTGTTTTGAATTTATTTTTTTGCTAAAAGCAATTTCCAAGACGAAAGCACATCGTTATTCAAAAGAAACCTTTTGGCTTCTAAATGTACTTTTTCGACATCATCTGAACTCAAAACTGCCTTTACAGCAAAATTTTGATTTACAAATATACTAACTTCTTCACTAGTAGGCAAGGCTTCAATATTACCCAACATTCCTAAATCATTCCCATCAAAAACGGGACTGTTTTTGATAAAATCAGGAATTGAATCTACTCCTATTCCAAGCGTTGTCAGTGGCTTTGGCACTTCAAATAAACCCTGATTGGATCTCGAATACCAATTCGCGCCTAATCTAGAAACCAAATCAATTTTATGTTGATCTATAGCCCCTTTTTCATTAAGAATCGTTTCACTTATATGCATACGCACCACTTCACATAAGATTAAATTTCCGGCACCACCTTCGGTTCCTAACGGAATAATTTGGGTCACCTTACATTCGAATTGAACTGGGGATTCTTTAACTCTATACGGTTTGACAATATCCGAAGGAATAGCAGTAAACCCAGATTTTAAAAATTCATCTACACCTTCAGCGTATTCGGTACTGGCCAAGGAGGTTTGTTGCACCATGTCGTAATTAACAACATTAATAACCACTTCACCAGTAGCTACAGCATTTATTAAAGTATGCTTAACCGTATTGTCCCTGACACGACGGGCGGGTGAAAAAATAAGTATGGGTGGATTGGCACTGAATACATTAAAAAAACTAAAAGGAGACAAATTAGGAATCCCATTTACCCCTAAAGTACTGGCAAAAGCAATTGGCCTAGGCCCTACTGAACTTTGTAAATACCCTTGTAATGTGACAGTGTCTATGCTTTTTGGATCAATACTAATCATAAAATTTTATTTGGACAAAAATAACAAAATAGTAGTATCTAAATAATTAAATCACAAAATATGTTATAACAACTAAAGCCCTAGCCCTGATGGAAGTGGCATCTCCCGATTTAAAAAAACAAGGCTTTTTGCCGTAGTTTTTGTTAATCGGGAATATAACGGACAGCAGGAATAAGCTCCAAAGAACAATGTTTTGGCTGGCACACAATCCATCATCTATTATTTCGTTATATTTATACCACAAATTTACTTTTATGAATTTTACTCAGAACAGCAACCCTATTCGTTGGATTATAATTATTATTTCGTTTTTGATAATTTCTATTATTCTTTGGAATACGTATACTTTTTTTCAAATATTCAAAAATGAGGAACGTATAAAAATGAATCTTTGGGCAACTGCTCAGAAGACTTTAATCAATGCGGAAGAGAATACCGAAGTTGATCTGCCATTGCAAATTTTCAACAACAACACTACCATACCCTTAATTTTAACAGAGAACGATAGTATTATAAATTATGTCAATATTGATGAGGAAATCATTAAAGACAAAACAAGTGCATTAGAATATTTGAATGAATTAAAGAAAGAAAATGAACCGATAAAGATTATTTACGCGCCAGGCAAATTTCAAAAATTATATTATGGAGATTCCTCCTTGATAGACAAACTCAAATATTATCCAATTGCGTTATCCCTAATTATTGTTCTCTGTGGCATATTAATTTACAATTTCTATCTCAGCCATAAAGTTGCATCACAAAATAAATTATGGGCAGGAATGGCCAAAGAAACAGCGCATCAAATTGGCACACCCCTTTCTTCTTTGATTGGATGGTTAGAGATCTTAAAAATGGAAAATATAGACGAATCCATAACTTTTGAAATTGAAAAAGATATCGAACGCCTGCAAACCATTACAGATCGATTTTCAAAAATTGGTTCAGAACCTAAACTAGAATTGAAGGATGTAGTAGAACTAACGAGCGAGTCCTATAATTATTTAATTTCAAGGCTTTCCAATCAAATTGAATTTAGTTTTAAGGCACCTTCAAAACCGATACCCATTTTATTAAACCCAACTTTGCATAGTTGGACCATAGAAAATCTAGTCAAAAATTCAGTAGATGCTATGAAAGGGAGAGGTAAATTACAATTAGAAATAGAAGAAGACAGTCATTATGTAAAAATAAAGGTAACCGACACTGGTGGTGGCATCCCAAAAAAGGAATTTCAGCGTATTTTTGAAACAGGTTTTACAACCAAAAAAAGAGGTTGGGGATTGGGACTTTCATTAACCAAAAGAATTGTAGAAGAATATCACAAAGGCACGATTAAAGTACTTCAATCCGAGATTGGTAAAGGTACTACAATGCAAATTAGCCTAAAGAAAACATAACTTTCTATCGTATAGGCATGCCAAAGAAAGTCACTTTATTGAACATTGCTTTTCTTCCCGATTTGCTTTTACTTAAATAGTCGTTCACAAATTTTTCATGAATTTCTATTTGCTTCAAAATATCGATAATTACAATTTTTAGTGATTTTACGTTTGCGACATTCGAATCATTATACTTTCCAATAGTATAAATTCGATTTTGACAATCCATAATTTTTTGATTTGGAGTTTCAATCATTGCTTTAATCGCTTCATCTGGTAATATTGGCATGAACCTATTATTACGATAATAAATAAAATCATTCAATAGTGTGATTGCTTGATTATAATCATCATTTATAGCGTTAAGTCGCGCCATTGCTTCGTTATTTTGAAGTGCATCAATTTCGCTCTTTTTGAAAAACACCATCTCTTGTATCAATTTATTTTTGACACCATTTTTCTCCATGCGAATTAAAGAAGTTCTTGCTTTATCCAAATCAGACATTTTATCATAATCTTCCATTTGAGATGCAAAATCAAAATGGGGTTTGGTTTTATTCAATTGTGTATTTCCATCCATAAACTCTTGATTGGTAATGGGAAAATTTAAAAATTGCCATAAATAATCAAAAGGCATGTGAGTGGCAATATATTGACTTGGTAAAACTTTATATTGAAGGTTGTTCATCTTTTTGAAAAATTTCCTTTTATCAACATAACCAGCACCCCAAGTAGGATCAAAAAACCACCAAACAGCATCAATTCTAGCTGCGCACCAAGCATGTGAGAGCACATCTATTTTTCCGTTTTGCTTGGTATATCCTGACACAATATAGGATTTGATTCCCACTTTTTTGAGAATATCATTAAAAACTTCGGCATAATGAATGCAAACTCCTTTTTTGGAAAGTACCGTATTTTTTATTTTATCTTGAGAAATTTCTTTGTAATCAATTGTCTCTACGTTCTCGATATCGTATCTGATATTTGATGCTGTCCAATAAAAAACGGCTCTAGTTTTACCATTCTCTGATGCAAAATTGGCATTGAT includes these proteins:
- a CDS encoding flavin reductase family protein produces the protein MISIDPKSIDTVTLQGYLQSSVGPRPIAFASTLGVNGIPNLSPFSFFNVFSANPPILIFSPARRVRDNTVKHTLINAVATGEVVINVVNYDMVQQTSLASTEYAEGVDEFLKSGFTAIPSDIVKPYRVKESPVQFECKVTQIIPLGTEGGAGNLILCEVVRMHISETILNEKGAIDQHKIDLVSRLGANWYSRSNQGLFEVPKPLTTLGIGVDSIPDFIKNSPVFDGNDLGMLGNIEALPTSEEVSIFVNQNFAVKAVLSSDDVEKVHLEAKRFLLNNDVLSSWKLLLAKK
- a CDS encoding DUF3127 domain-containing protein, with the protein product MEVTGKIKVISAEQQISASFKKRELVVTTDEQYPQSIMIEFTQDKTDLLNNYNIGENVKVSINLGGREWVNPQGETKYFNSIKGWRIERVATDAPAQQAPPMPAAATFAPATNLNEEEADDLPF
- the aat gene encoding leucyl/phenylalanyl-tRNA--protein transferase; this translates as MYYLTQDLFFPPVSFADSDGILAVGGDLSPERLQLAYKSGIFPWFNAGEPIIWWSPNPRMVLFLDELIVSKSMRNMLNRNIFTVTFNQNFRDVISNCQQVKRDGQTGTWITNEMIDAYCKLHELGIAKSIEVWQNEVLVGGLYGVDLGHVFCGESMFSLVSNASKVAFIALVNQLKKDNYQLLDCQVYNEHLESLGCREIERDAFMTLLKQK
- a CDS encoding HesA/MoeB/ThiF family protein, whose translation is MSKIQDYLRYNRQMMLPEIGDEGQEKLKKAKVLVIGAGGLGCPILQYIATAGVGTIGIIDFDKIEIHNLHRQILYTENQVGQGKSLTAKKTLELLNPLISVLTFEEKLTSENAAQILQDFDCIVDGSDNFATRYLVNDTCVALGRPLVYGSILKFEGQLAVFNHIGSKNLRDLFPEPPNPKDVPNCNMNGVLGTLPGIIGTMMAHETLKLIMDLPTMKNELILFSTLDWGFKKLKF
- a CDS encoding sensor histidine kinase — its product is MNFTQNSNPIRWIIIIISFLIISIILWNTYTFFQIFKNEERIKMNLWATAQKTLINAEENTEVDLPLQIFNNNTTIPLILTENDSIINYVNIDEEIIKDKTSALEYLNELKKENEPIKIIYAPGKFQKLYYGDSSLIDKLKYYPIALSLIIVLCGILIYNFYLSHKVASQNKLWAGMAKETAHQIGTPLSSLIGWLEILKMENIDESITFEIEKDIERLQTITDRFSKIGSEPKLELKDVVELTSESYNYLISRLSNQIEFSFKAPSKPIPILLNPTLHSWTIENLVKNSVDAMKGRGKLQLEIEEDSHYVKIKVTDTGGGIPKKEFQRIFETGFTTKKRGWGLGLSLTKRIVEEYHKGTIKVLQSEIGKGTTMQISLKKT
- a CDS encoding transglutaminase domain-containing protein codes for the protein MKRLFLLLFFTVYSFGQPKNPYALVDAKMDKIPKDLSTSTTGIADYINANFASENGKTRAVFYWTASNIRYDIENVETIDYKEISQDKIKNTVLSKKGVCIHYAEVFNDILKKVGIKSYIVSGYTKQNGKIDVLSHAWCAARIDAVWWFFDPTWGAGYVDKRKFFKKMNNLQYKVLPSQYIATHMPFDYLWQFLNFPITNQEFMDGNTQLNKTKPHFDFASQMEDYDKMSDLDKARTSLIRMEKNGVKNKLIQEMVFFKKSEIDALQNNEAMARLNAINDDYNQAITLLNDFIYYRNNRFMPILPDEAIKAMIETPNQKIMDCQNRIYTIGKYNDSNVANVKSLKIVIIDILKQIEIHEKFVNDYLSKSKSGRKAMFNKVTFFGMPIR